GGGATGGCGGTTGCTTTAATTACAACCTTCTACGGAAGTTTCTTGGCTAACCTTGTGTTTGTACCGATTGCTACCAACCTACAAGCAAAGACAGAAGTTGAAGTTCTTATTAATGAAATGATGCTTGAAGGGATTTTAGGCATCCAAGCAGGTCAAAACCCACGTATTATTGAACAAAAATTAGTAAGCTACTTAGATGGTAAAACTAAAAAAAATCGACTAGCTGATGCACAGGTAAACATACAAGGTGAGGGACAAGGCTATGCGTAGAAAGAAGAAAAAGGAAGTCCAAAGTGCGGGATCACCGCTATGGATGACAACTTTCTCTGACTTGGTTACGCTGCTATTAACCTTCTTCATCTTACTTTTTTCAATGTCACAAATTAGTGACGATAAATTTAACCAAATGGCTACCTCTTTATCAGGAACGTTCACAGGAGGAAATGGTATACTGGATGGTATTATTATGCCACCAGAAGAGCTAGTTGATGAACAAGTAGATAACGAAGTCGATACATCAAATTTTGATCCTGAATTACTAGATCTGTATCACGAAGTTTACTATTTTATAAAAGAACATGGATTAGAAGAAAAAGTTTCATTAACTGCTGACCAAGATGGTATCTATGTCAACATGAATAGCACGATTTTGTTTGGTATTGAGAGCGCAACTGTTACAAGTGACGGACGTAATGTGCTCTCTTCACTAGCAGACTTGTTTAGCCGCTTGGACAACAAGGTGATTGTTGAAGGATATACGGATGATGTCCCAACTCAATATGGTCAATACCCAACAAACTGGGAGTTATCGGTCAGTCGAGCGGTATCAGTTGTCCGTTACTTGAGCGAAGTAGAAGGAATTGATCCTAATCGCTTGTCAGCAGTGGGATACGGTGCACATGAGCCACTCGTTCCAAACGATTCAGCTGCTAACCGCGCAAAAAACCGACGAGTAAATATCGTTGTAGTGTATGAAAAGGAGGACTAACGTTTGAAAGTAAAGAATAACAACGGACTAACGTTTCCTAAGCTAATTATCCTCGCCCTTTTAGTAGGTGTGTTAGCAATCGGTGGCGGTGTAATCGGATCGATGGTTAGTTCTGGTAAAATTCAGGAATTCTTCAATAAGGAAGAAGAGGTCGTGGTTGAGAAAATCACCGTGCCATTCTCCGAATTCCTGTTAAACTTGAAGCCCGTTTCAGCAAATGATAATAGTTACTTACGAATTGAATTTTCATTTCTTGTAACTAGCGCTAAAGATGAAGAAGCTTTACTAGCAGAAGAGGCAGTGGTAAGAGACACTGTCATTGCCATTTTAAGAGAAAAAACAAGAGCAACCATCTTCTCAGAAGAAAATGGGAGCTTAACTGTTAAAGAAGAAATAAAAGCAGCAATTAATGACGTGATGGGACGAGATGTTGTCGCAGACATTTATGTGGTTAATATGGTCATGCAATAAGTATGAAAGGTGTTGAATTCAGTGGGAATAACATATGTGTTAAAGATGGTTGTAGCTCTTGTAGTGATTATCTTTTCAGCTAATATTTTGTTGCAGAAGATGAACCAACTTTCTTCAAAAGGCAGTCCAAATATGAAAGTAATCGAACGGCTAGCACTGAGTCGGACTTCTTCTATTTGTATTGTTGAAGTAATGGAGAAATACTACTTAATGAGCTGTACCGAACAACATAATGAGATTCTCAAGGAAATCGATGCTAGCGAGATGAAGCGGGTAACCCCTTCGTCCATGTTGTTTAATCAAATGAAAGAAAAGAGGAGCAACAGTTGAAAAAAGCAATAACATCACTATTGCTTACTCTTTTCTTCTTTCTTTTCGATATGCCTGCCATAAAAGCAACAGGACTCGATAACCTACTGACAGACAGCGCGACAACTCCTGATTCTGTTAAGTTGTATGTCTTGCTCGGTCTACTCAGTATTATTCCTGCCTTTTTAGTCTTAACAACGAGTTTTACACGGATTATTGTGGTCCTATCTTTCTTAAGAAGTTCATTAGGAACCCAACAAAATCCGCCGAATATGTTGTTAACTGGCTTGGCTATGTTCTTAACTATTTTTATCATGCAACCCATTTACTCTCAAGTGAATGACGAAGCGTTACAGCCCTTTTTAAATGATGAAATTAGCTTAGAAGTCGCATTAGAAAGAGCAGAAGTTCCGATTAAGGACTTCATGCTTGATCAAACAAGAGGAAAAGATTTGCAATTATTTTTAGAGTTATCGGATCAAACAGAAGACATTGAAAGTCGAGCAGATATTCCATTGTCTGCTACTATTCCAGCGTTCGCCATTAGCGAATTACGGACAGCCTTTACGATCGGATTTTTATTATTTATTCCATTTTTAATTATTGATATGGTCGTTGCTAGCATCCTCATGTCCATGGGTATGTTTATGCTGTCGCCGGTTATGATTTCATTGCCATTTAAGCTCTTACTCTTTGTGTTAGTGGATGGCTGGTATTTAGTTGTTGAATCAGTCGTATTGGGCTTTTTCTAGTATAAAAGAATGAGGGATAGAGATGACGTTAGAGAGTAGTTTAGATATTGTACGAGAAGCTTTCGTAGTCATTATTACGGTAGCAGGTCCTGTTTTATTAGTGGCTTTGGTTGTTGGTTTGTTAATTAGTATTATTCAAGCAGCCACCCAAATTCAGGAACAGACCCTGAGCTTCGTGCCCAAAGTACTGGCGGTTATTGGCTCATTAATTGTACTAGGAAATTTTATGCTGAATGTGATTGTTAGTTTTACTGAACGGATTTTTGAATTGATTTCGGGTTTGTAGGAGTGAGAGCGTGACGCCAAGTGTTCAAGTATTTTTACTGGTTTTAATGCGTGTCAGTGCTTTTATCTTCGTTTCGCCTGGTTTTTCGCTAAAGGGAGTTCCTCCCATGATGAAGATTGGCTTATCGGTTGGCTTAAGCATGCCGGTTTACAGTGTTATGCCGGTTTTTTCGGTGGCATATAGCTTCCCATCATTTATGGTTTTAGCTATTAAGGAAGTATTGATTGGGCTAGCGATTGGCTACATCTCTCTCTTGTTTTTTAGTGCAGCTGAGATGGCCGGATCATTTGCAGATGCGCAAGCTGGTTTCACGATGGCCGCTCTGTTAGATCCATCATTAGGTGTGAATATGTCCTTTCTTGGAAAGGTGTATTACTGGTTTGCCTTGGCGATTTTCTTTCTTGGCGATTTGCATCACTTGATGATTCAAGCCATTGTCCAGTCATTTGATCAAGTTCCTATTGTTGCAACGGTTGCCGTTGTCCAGACAGAAGGCATCGTCAAGTTGTTTTCAATGGTGTTTACTGCTGCTTTTAATTTGGCTGCGCCATTAATGATTGTGGCTTTGCTAACGGAAATCTTGCTCGGTGTCTTGTCTCGAACGGTTCCGCAGATTAACGTTTTAATTTTAAGTATGCCATTGAAAGTGCTAGTCATAACGATTTTTATGCTGGCTTTCTTACCAGTGCTGATGGACAATCTATCGTCTTTCTTGCCACTGATGATTAAATATACCAATGAATTTATCCAATCACTGTCGCTAGGATAAGAGGGTGAGAAAACGTGTCAGAAAAAGATGGAAAAACAGAAAAGGCCACCCCCAAGAAGCTTCGCGACGCGAGGAAAAAGGGGGAGTTGGCAAAGAGCCAAGAGCTGTCTAGCTCACTTACATTTGCTATTTTTGCTCTAGTGGGTGTGTCGTTGGTAACCAATACCTTGCAGAAGGCCTATCCTTTTTTAATTCGTATGCTGACATTACCGCAATCGGTTCAGAACATTGAGAATGACCTCAATAAGATTGGTATTCAAGCAGTTCTTTACTTCTTTGTGTTTGTCGGCCCTTTTTTGGCAGTGGGATTTGTTGGGTCTTATGTCGCAAATGTGATACAAGTCGGCCTCTTATTTTCGAAAGAGTCCTTAAAACCAAAGCTTAATCGTTTAAATCCGGTGAGCGGCCTTAAAAATATGTTCAGTAAGACTGCCCTGTTTAACTTGGTTAAAAACCTCGCTAAACTGGCTTTACTTGTGTGGGTGGCTCTATCGTCGGCTGAAATGGCGGGCTATTATGCCTTAAACGCCGGTATGGTGGGTGCTGAAAAATTATACTTTTTAGTTTTAGAAATTATTAAAAGCGTCAGCACCAAGCTAGCGGCCTTATTATTCGTTTTGGGAGCTGCAGATTTTGCTTATCAGAAATATAGCTTCCAGAAAAAAATGAAGATGACGAAGCAAGAAATAAAAGACGAATATAAAGAAAGCGAAGGAGACCCGCAAGTGAAGTCTCAACGCAAACAAAAATACCGACAACTAACGCGCGGTACGCTAAAAGATGTGGAAACAGCCACCGTTATTATTACCAACCCAACTCATCTAGCTATCGCCATCCGTTATGATCGTTCTAAGGATGAGGTGCCGATTGTGGTTGCCAAGGGAGCGGACCATATGGCTGCTATTATTAGGGAACGGGCTAAGGAACATGACGTTCCGATTATGGAAAATAAACCTGTTGCTCGTGCCTTGTACAAGTCGGTTGATGCTGGTCAAGCTGTTCCAGCTGATATGTACCAAGCTATTGCAGAAGTACTGGCACTTGTGTACCAAATGGATGAGTTGAAGAAGAAAAAAATATAACAAGCTGAAATAATGGAGGAAGAAAAAAATATGTCTATGAATATTTTGAAGAAGGCGCAAAGAAAATCCGCAACAATGGATATTAGTGTATCGATCTTTGTTGTGATGATTTTGGCGATGATTATTCTTCCTTTGCCAGTTGTTATACTGGATTTTATGTTTGTTTTAAACATTGCCTTATCGATTACGATTTTACTACTGACCTTGTTCACTAAAAGTGTATTGGAATTCTCAAGTTTCCCAACGGTTCTGTTGATTACAACCATGTTCCGCCTAGGATTGAGTATTGCCTCAACACGTTTGATTTTGACAGAGGGTAATGCCGGACAAGTCATTGATACCTTTGCTAACTTAGTGGCCGGTAATAATATGATTGTCGGAACCGTTATCTTCTTGATTATCTTTATCGTTCAGATGATTGTTGTAACAAGTGGGTCGAGTCGTGTATCTGAAGTGTCAGCTCGTTTTACTTTGGATGCGATGCCGGGTAAACAAATGTCGATTGACTCAGATATGGCATCAGGCTTAATTACTGAAGAAGAAGCTCGTAAACGTCGGACAGACTTAGAACGTGAAACACAGTTCTACGGTGCCATGGACGGTGCGAGTAAGTTTGTAAAAGGGGATGCAACAGCCAGTATTATTATCACCTTGATTAACTTAATCGGTGGGGTTGTTATTTTCTCCTTACAACATGGTATGGGAATTGGGGAAGCTTTGAATCAGTTTGGTAAGCTAACCATTGGTGATGGCCTTGTCAGCCAGATTCCTGCCCTATTGATTTCCATTGCTTCGGGTATTTTGGTGACTCGTTCAGGAACATCCAAGAGTTTTGGTAGTTCGTTGCTACCAGAATTATTTTCAACGACCAAGGTTATGTTTATTCTAGCAGCCTTAATGATTATTTTTGCTTTCACACCGGGTTTTCCGACAGTATCATTCTTTCTGATTGGTCTAGCGGCTGGTGTCGGTGGCTACTTATTGAATGAAAACGAGAAGGCTGAAACAGCCAAATCCATTCAAAATGAGCAAGCCGTACTTGCTCAAAAGAGAACGGAGCGAGATAAGGATACGAAGGAAGCCATCGTGCCTCATCAAGTGGATGCCATTTCGATTGAAATTGGTTACGGCTTGATTGGAATCGCTGATGAAACAAAAGACGAGAATATTATGAATCAAGTGCTCATTATCCGTAAACAATTCGCTCAGGAGTTGGGCTTGTTATTAGGACCGATTCGTATTCGCGATAATCTACAGTTAGAAATGAACGAATATGCCATTAAAATTAAAGGAAATACCCAAGCTAAGGGTAATCTCTATATGGATAAGGAACTGATGCTCCTACCTGACGGACAGGATGTAACCTTTAAGGGAATTCCTGCTAAGGAGCCAGCATTTGGTTTGGATGCCTTGTGGATTGAGTCGTCTGACCGCGAAATGGCTGAAATTAATGACTTCACCGTTGTTGATCCATTGACCGTTTTAGTCACTCACTTAAAAGAAACCATTCGCCTAAACAGCTATTCCTTGCTTGGACGTCAAGAAGTGAAACAGCTGCTAGAAGGATTGAAGGACAAATACAATGTGGTTATTGATGAATTGATTCCTGACGTTTTACGTTTAGGTGAAGTTCAAAAAGTCCTACAAAATCTTCTGAAAGAACAGATTCCGATTACCGATATGGTTACTATTTTAGAAACATTGGCAGATTATGGTAATACAGTAAAGGATACAGAACTGTTAACGGAATATGTTCGTCAAGCTCTAAAATATACGATTGTTCAACCATATATGGATGAGTCACAAACCTTAAATGTGGTTACCCTTCATCCAGACACAGAAGAATTATTAAGCCGAAATATTCAAAAATCTTCAGCAGGTTCTATTCCTGTGTTACAGGGAGACGTGATTACGAAACTATTCGATAGCGTGAAGGTTGTCCACTATCAACTAGAAACACAAGGTATTCCACACGTCTTACTTGTATCACCAAAAATTCGTCCTGCTATGAAGAATTTAATTCATTATAATTTCCCTGAGTTAGCCGTGCTGTCATTAAATGAAGTACCTAATGAAATTGCGATTACCGCAGCAGGGATGGTCGATTCTATTGCCTAGTCAAGTTCTCGAGGAGGTGAGCCATGTATTCTGAAGTAAATCAAAGCCGTGACGATGCTATTCTCCAATATTTACCATTAGTGGAGAAAGTTGTTAACGGCCTTAAAATAAAAAGTCGTGAATATGAACGTGGGGATTTAATCAACTTCGGTGTGATTGGATTGATGGATGCGATTGAAAAGTATGACCATCAACAAAAAGTCCCGTTTGAAAGTTATGCCTATTTAAGAATTCGCGGTGCGATTATTGATGAAGTTCGCAAGGTCTCTCATGTTGCTCGCAGCGGTATGGACAAGGTAAAGAAATTCTACCTAGCAAAAGAAGACTTACAAAAAGAGTTGAAACGAGAACCAACAGAAAAAGAAATTTTAAGTAAAATGGCGATAACAGAACGACAGCTGGATGATATTTATGACATTATCAACCAATTGTCTGCTACTAGTCTTGAGCAGTTAATTTTCACGGATGAGAGTGGCGGTGCTAGCTTGGGCGACTTTATCGAAGATAAACGTGTCGACCAAGCTGAGGATATTTTGCTATTAGAAGAAAGAAAAGCTTACCTAGCACGAGCTATTGAACACTTATCAGAACGAGATCAACAAATTCTACAACTATTGTATACAGAAAAGATGGCACTAAAAGACATTGCCTATATCTTTGATATTTCAGTTCCGCGTGTTTCTCAGATTCACGGGAAAGCTATTACGAAGCTAAGAGAGTATATCGGGAGGGAATACCGTGATTAGAAGTTTTAATACCTTACAACAAAATTTTACTAACTTGCAAAGAAAACAAGAAATGGTCAGTTCAAACCTTGCAAATATTAACACACCGGGCTATCAGGCACAGCGTTCTGTGCAAAGTACAGAAGCTGAACGTCAGATGTTTAACCGTTTAGGCGGGCCAAATCGTGATCAAGAAGCAAATATTGGCGGTTTTACTTTTAGCAATTATATTGATGAAGTGTATGTGAACCAAGAACCAGGAACGTTGAAACAAGATGAGACGAATCCAACGCAATATATCGCGTTATCAAATGTGAATACAGCAGATGAAATGGTAGAATTGATGAAGATTTCACGTGAATTTGAATCAAACCAACGCGC
This genomic interval from Jeotgalibaca arthritidis contains the following:
- a CDS encoding flagellar biosynthetic protein FliR; the protein is MTPSVQVFLLVLMRVSAFIFVSPGFSLKGVPPMMKIGLSVGLSMPVYSVMPVFSVAYSFPSFMVLAIKEVLIGLAIGYISLLFFSAAEMAGSFADAQAGFTMAALLDPSLGVNMSFLGKVYYWFALAIFFLGDLHHLMIQAIVQSFDQVPIVATVAVVQTEGIVKLFSMVFTAAFNLAAPLMIVALLTEILLGVLSRTVPQINVLILSMPLKVLVITIFMLAFLPVLMDNLSSFLPLMIKYTNEFIQSLSLG
- a CDS encoding flagellar biosynthetic protein FliO codes for the protein MGITYVLKMVVALVVIIFSANILLQKMNQLSSKGSPNMKVIERLALSRTSSICIVEVMEKYYLMSCTEQHNEILKEIDASEMKRVTPSSMLFNQMKEKRSNS
- a CDS encoding sigma-70 family RNA polymerase sigma factor, which codes for MYSEVNQSRDDAILQYLPLVEKVVNGLKIKSREYERGDLINFGVIGLMDAIEKYDHQQKVPFESYAYLRIRGAIIDEVRKVSHVARSGMDKVKKFYLAKEDLQKELKREPTEKEILSKMAITERQLDDIYDIINQLSATSLEQLIFTDESGGASLGDFIEDKRVDQAEDILLLEERKAYLARAIEHLSERDQQILQLLYTEKMALKDIAYIFDISVPRVSQIHGKAITKLREYIGREYRD
- a CDS encoding EscU/YscU/HrcU family type III secretion system export apparatus switch protein; translation: MSEKDGKTEKATPKKLRDARKKGELAKSQELSSSLTFAIFALVGVSLVTNTLQKAYPFLIRMLTLPQSVQNIENDLNKIGIQAVLYFFVFVGPFLAVGFVGSYVANVIQVGLLFSKESLKPKLNRLNPVSGLKNMFSKTALFNLVKNLAKLALLVWVALSSAEMAGYYALNAGMVGAEKLYFLVLEIIKSVSTKLAALLFVLGAADFAYQKYSFQKKMKMTKQEIKDEYKESEGDPQVKSQRKQKYRQLTRGTLKDVETATVIITNPTHLAIAIRYDRSKDEVPIVVAKGADHMAAIIRERAKEHDVPIMENKPVARALYKSVDAGQAVPADMYQAIAEVLALVYQMDELKKKKI
- a CDS encoding OmpA/MotB family protein, whose product is MRRKKKKEVQSAGSPLWMTTFSDLVTLLLTFFILLFSMSQISDDKFNQMATSLSGTFTGGNGILDGIIMPPEELVDEQVDNEVDTSNFDPELLDLYHEVYYFIKEHGLEEKVSLTADQDGIYVNMNSTILFGIESATVTSDGRNVLSSLADLFSRLDNKVIVEGYTDDVPTQYGQYPTNWELSVSRAVSVVRYLSEVEGIDPNRLSAVGYGAHEPLVPNDSAANRAKNRRVNIVVVYEKED
- the flhA gene encoding flagellar biosynthesis protein FlhA, whose protein sequence is MNILKKAQRKSATMDISVSIFVVMILAMIILPLPVVILDFMFVLNIALSITILLLTLFTKSVLEFSSFPTVLLITTMFRLGLSIASTRLILTEGNAGQVIDTFANLVAGNNMIVGTVIFLIIFIVQMIVVTSGSSRVSEVSARFTLDAMPGKQMSIDSDMASGLITEEEARKRRTDLERETQFYGAMDGASKFVKGDATASIIITLINLIGGVVIFSLQHGMGIGEALNQFGKLTIGDGLVSQIPALLISIASGILVTRSGTSKSFGSSLLPELFSTTKVMFILAALMIIFAFTPGFPTVSFFLIGLAAGVGGYLLNENEKAETAKSIQNEQAVLAQKRTERDKDTKEAIVPHQVDAISIEIGYGLIGIADETKDENIMNQVLIIRKQFAQELGLLLGPIRIRDNLQLEMNEYAIKIKGNTQAKGNLYMDKELMLLPDGQDVTFKGIPAKEPAFGLDALWIESSDREMAEINDFTVVDPLTVLVTHLKETIRLNSYSLLGRQEVKQLLEGLKDKYNVVIDELIPDVLRLGEVQKVLQNLLKEQIPITDMVTILETLADYGNTVKDTELLTEYVRQALKYTIVQPYMDESQTLNVVTLHPDTEELLSRNIQKSSAGSIPVLQGDVITKLFDSVKVVHYQLETQGIPHVLLVSPKIRPAMKNLIHYNFPELAVLSLNEVPNEIAITAAGMVDSIA
- the fliP gene encoding flagellar type III secretion system pore protein FliP (The bacterial flagellar biogenesis protein FliP forms a type III secretion system (T3SS)-type pore required for flagellar assembly.); the protein is MPAIKATGLDNLLTDSATTPDSVKLYVLLGLLSIIPAFLVLTTSFTRIIVVLSFLRSSLGTQQNPPNMLLTGLAMFLTIFIMQPIYSQVNDEALQPFLNDEISLEVALERAEVPIKDFMLDQTRGKDLQLFLELSDQTEDIESRADIPLSATIPAFAISELRTAFTIGFLLFIPFLIIDMVVASILMSMGMFMLSPVMISLPFKLLLFVLVDGWYLVVESVVLGFF
- the fliQ gene encoding flagellar biosynthesis protein FliQ, giving the protein MTLESSLDIVREAFVVIITVAGPVLLVALVVGLLISIIQAATQIQEQTLSFVPKVLAVIGSLIVLGNFMLNVIVSFTERIFELISGL
- a CDS encoding flagellar basal body rod C-terminal domain-containing protein, with the protein product MIRSFNTLQQNFTNLQRKQEMVSSNLANINTPGYQAQRSVQSTEAERQMFNRLGGPNRDQEANIGGFTFSNYIDEVYVNQEPGTLKQDETNPTQYIALSNVNTADEMVELMKISREFESNQRALQATDETLRRATNEIGKV
- a CDS encoding flagellar basal body-associated FliL family protein, giving the protein MKVKNNNGLTFPKLIILALLVGVLAIGGGVIGSMVSSGKIQEFFNKEEEVVVEKITVPFSEFLLNLKPVSANDNSYLRIEFSFLVTSAKDEEALLAEEAVVRDTVIAILREKTRATIFSEENGSLTVKEEIKAAINDVMGRDVVADIYVVNMVMQ